A single genomic interval of Halobacillus halophilus DSM 2266 harbors:
- the odhB gene encoding 2-oxoglutarate dehydrogenase complex dihydrolipoyllysine-residue succinyltransferase: protein MKEIKVPELAESITEGTIAEWLVQKGDQVEKGDPILELETDKVNVEVNADASGVISELLKEAGDDVEVGDVIAKVDENGEAGGSSEEESSSEEEEQEASEENKQAQEDKEQQQETKESKQQEESKDDQQKGSNGDDKKEVIATPAARKRARELGINLSEISARDPLGRIRPEDVEEAAQGGGKKEQKQEPKQEDKKEAPKKEKKSEQSSEKTEFEKPVERVKMSRRRQTIAKRLVEVQQTSAMLTTFNEVDMTNVMNLRSQRKESFQKKHDIKLGFMSFFTKAVVGALKEFPLINAEIQGNEIVMKKFYDIGMAVSTEEGLVVPVVRDADRLDFAGIEKGIADVATKARNKELQLEDLQGGSFTITNGGIFGSMLSTPILNSPQVGILGLHNIEKRPKVMPDDTIQARPMMYIALSYDHRIVDGKEAVQFLKRIKEMIEDPYDLLLEG, encoded by the coding sequence ATGAAGGAAATTAAAGTTCCTGAATTAGCTGAATCCATTACAGAAGGTACGATTGCTGAATGGCTTGTTCAAAAAGGAGATCAGGTTGAGAAAGGTGATCCTATTCTTGAACTCGAGACAGATAAAGTAAACGTCGAAGTAAACGCTGATGCAAGCGGTGTTATTTCGGAACTTCTAAAAGAAGCTGGAGATGACGTAGAAGTAGGGGACGTTATCGCTAAGGTTGATGAAAACGGAGAAGCCGGCGGAAGCTCGGAAGAAGAATCCTCCAGTGAAGAAGAGGAACAAGAAGCTTCTGAGGAGAACAAACAAGCTCAAGAAGATAAAGAGCAACAGCAAGAAACCAAAGAGTCCAAACAACAAGAAGAGTCTAAAGATGATCAGCAGAAAGGCTCCAATGGTGACGACAAAAAAGAAGTCATTGCTACTCCAGCGGCTCGTAAACGAGCGCGTGAGCTTGGAATTAACCTGAGTGAGATTTCTGCGAGAGATCCACTTGGCCGCATCCGTCCGGAAGATGTAGAAGAAGCGGCACAAGGCGGAGGCAAGAAGGAGCAGAAACAGGAACCTAAGCAGGAAGATAAAAAAGAAGCTCCTAAAAAAGAGAAAAAATCAGAACAAAGTAGTGAAAAGACAGAGTTTGAAAAGCCGGTGGAACGAGTTAAAATGTCCCGCCGCCGTCAAACAATTGCGAAGCGTCTCGTAGAGGTACAACAAACTTCCGCGATGCTTACAACGTTCAATGAAGTTGATATGACGAATGTGATGAACCTTAGAAGCCAGCGCAAAGAATCCTTCCAGAAGAAACACGATATTAAACTAGGATTCATGTCTTTCTTTACGAAAGCTGTGGTAGGCGCATTGAAAGAGTTCCCTCTAATCAATGCGGAAATCCAGGGCAATGAAATTGTTATGAAGAAATTCTATGATATTGGTATGGCTGTATCTACGGAAGAAGGCCTCGTTGTTCCAGTTGTCCGCGATGCGGATCGTCTGGATTTCGCAGGAATTGAAAAAGGAATTGCTGACGTGGCAACGAAAGCCCGTAATAAGGAACTTCAGTTGGAAGATCTGCAGGGTGGTTCCTTTACGATTACAAATGGCGGTATTTTCGGCTCCATGCTTTCCACGCCGATCCTGAATTCTCCGCAAGTCGGTATCCTGGGTCTGCACAATATTGAAAAGCGTCCGAAGGTTATGCCGGATGATACCATTCAAGCTCGCCCTATGATGTATATTGCTCTTTCATACGATCACCGGATCGTGGACGGCAAAGAAGCTGTACAGTTCCTGAAGAGAATTAAAGAAATGATTGAAGATCCTTATGATTTATTACTAGAAGGATAA
- a CDS encoding 2-oxoglutarate dehydrogenase E1 component, translating into MGYVEEQYELYEEDPEAVDPSLKEVFDEHGAPEWMKEGDTQNTSASHTSEVDIAKVTSALKLVEAIRRHGHLQANIYSVGSDERPSTNLLDIETYGLTEKDLENIPAKWVWPDSPLRLDNALQVVKTLKEKYAGTTSFEFGHVNNEEERKWLLDKVDTGSFHVSFSNEEKKQLLRRLAQVEGFENFLAKTFVAQKRFSIEGLDVMVPMLDHMIQSASNDKIKNIMMGMAHRGRLNVLAHTLGKPYDRIFSEFHHSPDKELIPSEGSTGINYGWTGDVKYHFGARREVGNGEQSATRVTLSHNPSHLEYVNPVVEGFTRAAQDDRSNPGYAEMDEDEAFGVLIHGDAAFIGEGVVAETLNMSDLPGYRTGGTLHIIANNLVGFTTNREKGRSTRYASDLAKGFEIPIVHVNADDPLACMSAMAFAYEYRQTFHKDILIDLVGYRRFGHNEMDEPRATQPRLYSEIDEHPTVAAIYEEQLRKDSVVEEGTLNDMKNEIENEMRNVYNNMSEHETTTPDVKERPSGVERTLDEIETAVDIDRLRSLNEGMLERPEGFNGFKKLEKILQRRSKMLEDGQKVDWATAEALAFASILEDGRPIRITGQDTERGTFAHRHMVLHDVETGETYCPLHGLEQANASFDIHNSPLSEAGVLGFEYGYSVQAPETLVLWEAQFGDFANAGQVIFDQFVAAGRAKWGEQSNMVFLLPHGYEGQGPEHSSARLERFLQLAAENNWTVGNVTSSAQYFHLLRRQAAISTEEEERPLVLMTPKSLLRNQRVAVEGKYFSEGKFQPIMRQPGLTKEDDKAKEKVKTLLLGSGKIMVDIEDTVEKAEDHSFETIDAVRIEQIYPFPKQRLKEILETYPNLEELVWVQEEPQNMGSWYFVEGILHKLLTGSQIHRYVGRPPRASPSVGEPNIHKTEQNRIIHEALQMSKGGKSNEGN; encoded by the coding sequence ATGGGCTATGTCGAAGAACAGTATGAATTATATGAAGAAGACCCTGAAGCTGTCGATCCTTCTTTAAAAGAGGTATTCGATGAGCACGGGGCACCTGAATGGATGAAAGAGGGGGACACACAAAACACCAGTGCTTCTCATACATCAGAAGTAGATATCGCAAAGGTTACCTCAGCACTGAAACTTGTTGAGGCTATTCGTCGTCATGGTCACCTGCAGGCTAATATTTATTCGGTAGGAAGCGATGAGCGCCCGAGTACCAACCTGTTGGATATTGAAACCTATGGTCTTACTGAAAAAGACTTAGAGAACATTCCGGCTAAGTGGGTATGGCCGGATTCACCGCTGCGACTTGATAATGCCCTGCAGGTCGTCAAGACGTTAAAAGAAAAATATGCTGGCACTACTTCTTTTGAATTTGGGCATGTGAATAATGAAGAAGAGCGCAAATGGCTCCTGGACAAGGTCGATACTGGTTCCTTTCATGTCTCCTTTTCCAATGAAGAAAAGAAGCAGCTTCTGCGGCGTTTAGCCCAAGTGGAAGGTTTCGAAAACTTTTTGGCTAAGACATTCGTTGCACAGAAACGTTTCTCCATCGAGGGTCTGGACGTTATGGTTCCGATGTTGGATCACATGATTCAGTCGGCTTCTAACGATAAGATCAAAAATATTATGATGGGTATGGCACACAGAGGGCGCTTGAATGTGCTCGCTCACACGCTAGGAAAGCCTTACGATCGAATTTTCTCTGAATTCCATCATTCTCCTGATAAAGAGCTGATCCCTTCTGAAGGCTCTACAGGGATCAACTATGGCTGGACCGGAGATGTGAAGTATCACTTCGGTGCGCGGAGAGAGGTCGGAAATGGCGAACAGTCAGCAACCCGAGTGACATTGAGTCACAACCCTTCCCATCTTGAATACGTAAATCCTGTAGTGGAAGGCTTCACGAGAGCAGCTCAAGACGACCGCTCTAACCCTGGATATGCAGAGATGGATGAAGACGAAGCGTTTGGTGTGCTCATTCATGGAGATGCTGCGTTTATCGGAGAAGGGGTCGTGGCCGAGACCTTGAATATGAGCGATCTGCCCGGGTACCGCACAGGCGGCACGCTTCATATTATTGCCAATAACCTGGTCGGCTTCACAACGAATCGTGAAAAAGGGCGCTCCACCCGTTACGCAAGCGACTTGGCTAAAGGTTTTGAAATTCCAATCGTCCACGTAAATGCGGATGATCCTCTTGCGTGTATGTCAGCCATGGCATTTGCTTATGAATATCGTCAGACATTCCATAAAGACATCTTAATCGACTTAGTTGGTTATCGTCGTTTCGGACATAATGAGATGGATGAACCTCGTGCTACTCAGCCTCGTCTTTATAGTGAAATTGATGAGCATCCGACGGTGGCTGCTATTTATGAAGAGCAGCTTCGTAAAGATTCCGTCGTTGAAGAAGGCACGCTTAATGATATGAAAAATGAAATTGAAAATGAAATGCGTAACGTGTACAACAACATGAGTGAACATGAAACAACCACTCCTGATGTGAAAGAGCGCCCAAGCGGGGTTGAACGAACCCTGGATGAAATTGAAACAGCTGTTGATATAGATCGTCTGCGCTCCTTAAATGAAGGAATGCTCGAACGTCCAGAAGGTTTCAATGGATTTAAGAAGCTGGAAAAAATTCTCCAGCGCCGCAGTAAAATGCTTGAAGATGGTCAAAAAGTAGACTGGGCTACTGCAGAAGCCCTGGCTTTTGCATCAATACTTGAGGATGGAAGACCGATTCGTATTACGGGTCAGGATACAGAGCGGGGGACGTTTGCTCACCGCCATATGGTCCTTCATGATGTGGAGACAGGAGAAACCTATTGTCCGCTTCACGGCTTAGAGCAGGCAAATGCATCGTTTGATATTCATAACAGTCCACTCTCAGAGGCCGGAGTGCTTGGTTTTGAATACGGCTACAGTGTCCAGGCCCCAGAAACTTTAGTCCTATGGGAAGCGCAGTTCGGAGACTTTGCTAACGCGGGACAGGTTATTTTCGACCAGTTTGTTGCAGCAGGCCGAGCTAAATGGGGCGAACAATCCAATATGGTATTCCTCCTTCCCCATGGGTATGAAGGACAAGGACCGGAACACTCCAGTGCCCGACTCGAACGCTTCCTGCAGTTAGCTGCAGAGAACAACTGGACGGTAGGCAACGTGACCTCTTCTGCTCAATATTTTCATTTATTGAGGAGACAAGCTGCTATCAGCACGGAAGAGGAAGAACGCCCGCTTGTGTTAATGACACCAAAAAGTCTTCTTCGTAATCAGAGAGTGGCGGTTGAAGGTAAATACTTTAGTGAAGGTAAGTTCCAGCCAATCATGAGACAGCCGGGGCTGACTAAAGAAGATGATAAAGCTAAAGAAAAAGTGAAAACCTTGCTTCTTGGAAGCGGTAAAATTATGGTTGATATAGAAGATACGGTTGAAAAAGCAGAAGATCATTCGTTTGAAACGATCGATGCCGTCCGTATTGAGCAAATCTATCCATTTCCAAAACAAAGGCTAAAAGAAATTCTTGAAACGTACCCGAATTTAGAGGAACTCGTTTGGGTTCAGGAAGAACCTCAGAACATGGGCAGCTGGTACTTTGTAGAAGGAATCTTGCACAAACTGCTTACAGGCAGTCAGATTCACCGTTACGTAGGAAGACCACCTCGTGCGTCGCCTTCTGTAGGTGAACCAAATATTCATAAGACCGAGCAAAATCGTATAATTCATGAAGCGCTACAGATGTCTAAAGGAGGAAAATCAAATGAAGGAAATTAA
- the proC gene encoding pyrroline-5-carboxylate reductase, with translation MDKKIGFIGCGQMGQAMIQGMIDAKLLKAESIAATALSDETIDFVSDEYGIHISNDNKQLARESDLLFLAIKPYIYHGVIQEIKDEVPPDTVIVTIAAGITLDAIKEAFGRNVKVIRSMPNTPSLVGAGMSVLCPNDFVTEEELADVMEVFESFGEAEIIEEKLMDAVPAISGSSPAFVYMFIEAMADTAVQQGFPRDKAYKIASQAVQGAAKMVKETGRHPGELKDAVCTPGGVTIAGVTELEHSGMRSSIIQAMEACTKKSRELSKGE, from the coding sequence GTGGATAAAAAAATAGGATTTATTGGCTGCGGACAGATGGGACAAGCTATGATCCAGGGAATGATTGATGCGAAACTGTTGAAAGCGGAAAGCATAGCAGCAACCGCTCTCTCGGATGAAACCATCGACTTTGTCTCAGATGAATATGGAATTCACATATCAAATGACAACAAGCAGCTTGCACGTGAAAGCGATTTATTATTTCTAGCTATTAAACCTTACATTTATCATGGAGTTATTCAGGAAATAAAGGATGAAGTTCCTCCGGACACCGTTATTGTTACGATTGCAGCGGGAATTACACTGGATGCAATCAAAGAAGCATTCGGCCGCAATGTTAAGGTTATTCGTTCGATGCCTAATACGCCTTCTCTTGTCGGAGCAGGAATGAGCGTGTTATGTCCCAATGATTTCGTTACAGAAGAAGAATTAGCGGATGTAATGGAAGTCTTTGAAAGTTTCGGGGAAGCAGAAATTATTGAAGAAAAACTAATGGATGCGGTTCCTGCGATTAGCGGTTCTTCTCCAGCCTTTGTTTACATGTTTATTGAAGCGATGGCTGACACAGCTGTTCAGCAGGGCTTTCCTAGAGATAAAGCCTATAAAATTGCCTCTCAGGCTGTCCAGGGGGCGGCGAAGATGGTTAAAGAAACTGGCAGACATCCAGGTGAGTTGAAAGATGCGGTGTGCACCCCTGGGGGCGTAACGATTGCAGGAGTGACAGAACTCGAGCATTCCGGCATGCGCAGTTCAATTATTCAGGCAATGGAAGCTTGTACGAAGAAGTCGAGAGAATTATCAAAAGGTGAATAG
- a CDS encoding potassium/proton antiporter, with amino-acid sequence MIQELLQSDKFIMLVALLLITSILVTKFSTRLGVPSLVLFIAVGMLVGSDGLGLIYFDSAEVAQLVGVFALIIILFEGGMQTKWNNIQPVIGPSVTLATIGVLLTTGLVGVAARYILGLDWVEAMLLGAIIGSTDAAAVFAVLKGKNVRDRLEATLEAESGTNDPMAVFLTITFIQILTTGETEILPLIGSFFWQMGAGLIIGALVGYAGSFSLNRINLDSSGLYPLFALGFAFLAYSASSLAQASGLLAVYVAAVFIGNAELAYRYSILRFHEGFGWMAQIVMFIILGLFVFPTEVFTLSVMIDGLLIALALILIARPLATFISLAFFSFSIKEKLFLSWAGLRGAVPIVLAIFPMLAGVENSQLIFNVVFFTVLTSTLFQGSSITWVAERFKLVSDKLTNPIHSLELISIGKANVELMEFDVMENNQVVGQTLEHIELPDRALINAIIREGDVITPYGQTEIKAGDTLYIMVSRSSKKEVKKLLQAVKPGEGAVNHEKSRA; translated from the coding sequence ATGATACAGGAACTGCTTCAGTCGGACAAGTTTATTATGCTAGTAGCTTTACTATTAATTACAAGTATTCTCGTAACGAAGTTCTCAACAAGACTCGGCGTCCCTTCTCTTGTCTTATTTATTGCCGTAGGAATGCTGGTGGGGAGCGATGGGCTCGGGTTAATTTATTTCGATAGTGCTGAAGTGGCACAGCTTGTCGGTGTATTTGCCTTAATTATCATTTTATTTGAAGGTGGTATGCAGACAAAATGGAATAATATACAGCCAGTGATTGGCCCGTCGGTTACTCTTGCAACTATTGGGGTACTGCTTACCACAGGACTGGTTGGTGTAGCGGCAAGGTACATATTAGGCTTAGACTGGGTAGAAGCCATGCTGCTCGGTGCGATCATTGGATCCACGGATGCGGCGGCAGTATTTGCGGTGTTAAAAGGGAAAAATGTAAGAGACAGACTGGAGGCTACACTCGAAGCCGAATCGGGTACGAATGACCCAATGGCTGTGTTTTTAACCATTACGTTCATTCAGATTTTAACCACGGGAGAAACGGAGATTCTTCCATTGATTGGATCCTTCTTCTGGCAGATGGGAGCAGGACTTATCATTGGTGCTCTCGTTGGTTACGCCGGAAGCTTCAGCTTAAACCGAATTAATCTTGATTCCAGTGGACTCTATCCTTTATTTGCACTTGGATTTGCTTTTTTAGCTTACAGTGCGAGTTCGCTCGCGCAGGCGAGCGGGTTGTTAGCAGTGTATGTAGCAGCCGTATTTATAGGAAATGCAGAGTTAGCGTATCGTTACTCGATCCTGCGTTTCCACGAAGGGTTTGGGTGGATGGCCCAAATTGTGATGTTTATTATACTCGGGCTGTTTGTGTTCCCGACCGAAGTCTTTACGCTTTCGGTTATGATCGATGGGCTGCTTATTGCTCTGGCTCTGATTTTAATTGCCCGTCCGCTGGCCACATTTATCAGTCTAGCCTTCTTCTCCTTTAGTATAAAGGAGAAATTGTTTCTATCGTGGGCAGGACTGAGAGGAGCTGTTCCCATTGTACTGGCGATTTTTCCGATGCTTGCTGGCGTAGAGAATAGTCAGTTGATTTTTAATGTTGTCTTTTTTACTGTACTGACTTCCACTCTCTTTCAGGGCTCATCGATTACATGGGTAGCCGAGCGCTTTAAGCTGGTTTCAGACAAGCTTACCAATCCAATTCATTCCCTGGAATTGATTTCAATCGGAAAAGCAAACGTGGAATTAATGGAATTTGATGTAATGGAAAATAATCAGGTAGTAGGGCAGACGCTTGAGCATATCGAACTGCCGGATCGCGCTTTAATTAATGCAATCATAAGGGAAGGTGATGTGATCACCCCATACGGGCAAACTGAAATAAAAGCAGGAGATACTTTGTATATCATGGTGTCACGAAGCAGTAAGAAGGAAGTGAAGAAATTATTGCAGGCAGTTAAGCCTGGAGAGGGCGCTGTGAACCACGAAAAAAGCCGAGCTTAA
- the yidC gene encoding membrane protein insertase YidC, with protein sequence MKKWISLFLISTISLTGCAPKESGEGFFSQYFVEPFIEAITFIAELFGENYGIAIILITLALRVVIMPFMLKTFKNSQDMRGKMDAVKPELNDLQSRLKQASSQEDKQKIQSEMMELYRTHEINPLNTGCLPIVLQIPIFAGIYYAIRSSEEIATHSFLWFDLGQTDLTMAVIAGVLYFIQYRVSLIGMPEEQRKQMKWMGLLSPVMILFISISSPSALPLYWAAGGAFLVIQTVISKKLYTT encoded by the coding sequence TTGAAAAAATGGATAAGTTTATTCTTGATCAGCACCATTTCTTTAACGGGATGTGCACCGAAGGAAAGCGGTGAAGGGTTCTTCAGCCAATACTTTGTTGAGCCCTTTATTGAGGCGATTACCTTCATTGCAGAGTTATTTGGAGAAAATTATGGCATAGCGATTATTTTGATTACCCTCGCGCTTAGAGTGGTTATTATGCCGTTCATGTTAAAAACATTTAAAAATAGTCAGGACATGCGTGGAAAAATGGATGCGGTGAAACCTGAGCTGAATGATCTTCAAAGCCGATTAAAGCAAGCATCCAGCCAGGAGGATAAGCAAAAGATACAGAGCGAAATGATGGAATTGTACCGGACCCATGAAATTAACCCGCTAAACACGGGATGTCTGCCGATCGTCTTACAGATTCCGATCTTTGCTGGAATCTATTATGCGATTCGAAGCTCGGAAGAAATCGCAACCCATTCATTCTTATGGTTTGATTTGGGGCAGACAGATCTAACCATGGCTGTTATTGCAGGTGTTCTTTATTTCATCCAATACAGAGTGTCTCTTATTGGAATGCCGGAAGAACAACGAAAGCAGATGAAGTGGATGGGCCTGTTATCTCCCGTCATGATTCTGTTTATATCCATTTCCTCGCCCTCAGCTCTGCCTCTCTATTGGGCAGCAGGAGGAGCTTTTCTTGTGATTCAAACAGTGATTTCCAAAAAACTTTATACAACCTGA
- the helD gene encoding RNA polymerase recycling motor HelD, translated as MDENHDEWQKEEKRIENIKRILSEKKNELIENNKELMGDILELRQGFWDDVTVNMDEPDEAIETYASIKQQAELLSERERSYGQFHKLVKLYARQEDSPYFGRIDFQEEDGEIESIYIGIGSLMDKNKEDFLIYDWRAPVSSMYYDYAPGPVQYETPVGEVTGEMKLKRQFIIRRGSLQGMFDTGLTIGDELLQHVLGGNATSHMKSIVATIQKEQNQIIRYDKNKMLIVQGAAGSGKTSAAMQRIAYLLYRYRTSISADQILLFSPNHMFISYVASVLPELGEDNMRQVTFQEYAAGRLDRDFELESPFEQLEYLLSDRDSQRLQRRVAAIRFKSALDYKNLLDDYVKGLTEKGMKFRNITFRGQTIVRAEEIHHYFYKLTGRIPNRIESVKVWLLDQLDAFQLKEQDKDWPVEEAAFLAKHEYVEAFNELEEHQGFNEDTFDDFAREQKLLVKRIVERKMRPLKRKIEKLKFIKLRRLYEQMFDMLSCPAELSEEEWKDICLETKKALNKKHLYAEDVTPYLYLQDQIEGRSVNTVIRHLFIDEAQDYSPFQIEFIKQLFPNARFNLLGDYNQAIHNLYTKAPSLLEEGEELEEDRKVEHLYLMRSYRSTKPIVEFTKHLLPDGEKIEAFNREGQKPRVHKEDNEDELIKSIRETILSRQKEGHETIALLTRTKQEAKELHARIGESFAARLIYKESQSFEKGILILPGYLAKGIEFDAVMLPEVSNATYNKEEERKLLYTAATRAMHELDLFYTGVMSPLLQSVSEDLYEIK; from the coding sequence ATGGATGAGAATCACGATGAATGGCAGAAAGAAGAGAAAAGAATAGAGAATATTAAACGAATCTTATCAGAGAAAAAAAATGAATTAATCGAAAATAACAAAGAATTGATGGGAGATATACTGGAACTGCGTCAAGGGTTTTGGGACGATGTTACCGTCAATATGGATGAACCCGACGAAGCCATTGAAACGTACGCAAGTATTAAACAGCAAGCTGAACTATTGTCAGAGCGGGAGAGAAGCTACGGACAGTTTCATAAACTGGTGAAGCTTTACGCGCGTCAGGAGGATTCTCCCTATTTCGGAAGAATCGATTTCCAGGAAGAAGACGGGGAGATAGAGTCTATATATATCGGCATTGGTTCATTGATGGATAAGAATAAAGAAGACTTCCTGATTTATGATTGGCGGGCACCTGTATCGAGCATGTACTACGACTATGCTCCCGGCCCGGTTCAATATGAAACCCCTGTGGGTGAAGTGACAGGGGAGATGAAGCTGAAGAGACAATTCATTATCCGCCGTGGCTCACTTCAAGGTATGTTCGATACAGGACTCACTATTGGAGACGAACTGCTCCAGCACGTACTTGGCGGAAATGCCACCTCCCATATGAAAAGTATAGTAGCTACGATTCAAAAAGAACAAAATCAAATTATACGATATGATAAGAATAAAATGCTGATTGTTCAGGGAGCAGCAGGAAGCGGAAAGACCTCAGCGGCCATGCAGCGCATTGCTTATCTGCTCTATCGATACCGTACGTCTATAAGTGCAGATCAAATTTTATTATTCTCACCCAACCACATGTTTATCAGTTACGTGGCTTCAGTTCTTCCTGAGCTTGGGGAGGATAACATGCGGCAAGTAACATTCCAGGAGTATGCAGCTGGACGTCTGGATCGAGATTTTGAGCTGGAAAGTCCATTTGAGCAGCTGGAATACTTGTTGTCTGATCGAGACAGCCAGAGGCTTCAGAGAAGAGTGGCAGCGATTCGTTTCAAATCAGCATTGGATTATAAGAATTTGCTGGATGATTACGTAAAAGGATTAACTGAGAAAGGGATGAAGTTTAGGAACATTACCTTTCGAGGACAAACAATTGTAAGGGCTGAAGAGATTCACCATTACTTTTATAAACTCACAGGCCGTATTCCAAACCGGATAGAAAGCGTCAAAGTGTGGCTGCTTGATCAATTGGATGCTTTCCAATTAAAAGAACAGGATAAAGATTGGCCGGTGGAAGAAGCAGCTTTTTTAGCCAAGCATGAATATGTTGAGGCGTTTAATGAACTTGAGGAGCATCAAGGATTTAACGAAGATACTTTCGATGATTTTGCTAGAGAGCAGAAGCTGCTTGTAAAGAGAATCGTGGAGAGAAAAATGCGGCCACTAAAAAGAAAGATAGAGAAGTTAAAGTTTATTAAGCTGAGAAGGCTGTATGAACAGATGTTTGATATGCTATCTTGTCCTGCAGAGTTGAGTGAAGAAGAGTGGAAAGATATTTGCCTCGAAACAAAAAAAGCGCTGAACAAAAAACACTTATATGCTGAGGATGTTACCCCTTATCTGTACTTACAGGATCAAATTGAGGGCAGAAGTGTAAATACAGTTATCCGACATCTCTTTATTGATGAGGCGCAGGATTATTCACCGTTTCAAATTGAGTTCATCAAGCAATTATTTCCGAATGCACGCTTCAACCTGCTAGGCGATTATAACCAGGCGATTCATAATCTTTATACTAAAGCTCCGAGTTTATTGGAAGAAGGAGAAGAATTAGAAGAAGATAGGAAGGTGGAACATTTGTATTTAATGCGAAGTTACCGTTCCACTAAACCGATTGTTGAATTCACGAAGCATCTGCTACCTGATGGGGAAAAGATTGAAGCATTTAATCGCGAGGGGCAGAAGCCGCGTGTCCATAAGGAAGACAACGAGGATGAACTTATCAAGTCTATACGGGAAACCATACTAAGCAGGCAGAAAGAAGGTCACGAAACCATTGCTCTTCTGACCCGAACGAAGCAGGAGGCGAAAGAATTACATGCGCGCATAGGCGAGAGTTTCGCGGCCCGGTTGATTTATAAAGAATCACAATCCTTTGAAAAAGGTATTCTTATTCTTCCTGGATATTTAGCCAAAGGAATTGAATTTGATGCTGTGATGTTACCAGAAGTGTCCAATGCGACTTATAATAAAGAGGAAGAACGGAAACTATTATATACAGCAGCAACAAGAGCGATGCACGAATTGGATTTATTTTATACCGGAGTGATGAGTCCATTGCTTCAATCGGTATCTGAGGATTTGTATGAGATAAAATGA
- the yhbH gene encoding sporulation protein YhbH, giving the protein MDEEKSFVIAEDDWSLHRKGYDDQRRHQEKVKDAMNKQLPDLITEENIVMSNGRRVVKIPIRSLDEYKIRYNHEKNKHAGQGDGDSEIGDVVAQAPQSKGKPGQGEGAGDQAGEDFYEAEISLAELEEAFFKELTLPNLDEKEKDNIIQTDIEFSDIRKTGLTGNIDKKRTMLEAYKRNALGGEASFNPIFPEDIRYKTWNDKTKPESKAVVIAMMDTSGSMGQWEKYMARSFFFWMNRFLSKNYETVDVEFVAHHTQAKVVSEEDFFSKGESGGTICSSAYRKALELIETKYSPDRYNIYPFHFSDGDNLTSDNKRCLALIEELLEVSQMFGYGEVNQYNRSSSLMQAYKAIDHPKFRYYILRRKADVFHAMKQFFSEASPEEVVN; this is encoded by the coding sequence ATGGATGAAGAGAAGAGTTTCGTAATCGCCGAAGACGACTGGTCCCTCCATCGGAAAGGCTACGACGATCAGAGGCGACATCAGGAAAAAGTTAAGGATGCGATGAATAAACAATTGCCAGATTTGATTACCGAAGAAAATATTGTAATGTCGAATGGAAGACGTGTCGTCAAGATACCAATACGTTCGCTTGATGAATATAAAATTCGTTACAATCATGAGAAGAACAAGCATGCAGGACAAGGCGATGGGGATAGCGAAATCGGTGATGTGGTAGCTCAGGCGCCGCAATCCAAAGGAAAGCCCGGTCAAGGAGAAGGAGCCGGCGATCAAGCTGGCGAGGATTTCTATGAAGCTGAAATTTCACTAGCAGAGCTGGAGGAGGCATTTTTCAAAGAGCTGACGCTGCCGAACCTGGATGAAAAAGAGAAGGATAACATTATTCAGACAGACATTGAATTTAGTGATATCCGTAAAACAGGTTTAACAGGTAATATTGATAAGAAAAGAACAATGCTTGAAGCTTATAAGCGGAACGCTCTTGGAGGGGAAGCTTCGTTTAACCCCATATTCCCAGAAGATATACGCTATAAAACCTGGAATGACAAAACGAAACCTGAATCAAAAGCGGTTGTTATTGCGATGATGGATACGAGTGGTTCCATGGGTCAGTGGGAAAAGTACATGGCCAGAAGCTTCTTTTTCTGGATGAACCGCTTCTTAAGCAAAAATTATGAGACAGTGGATGTAGAATTCGTAGCTCACCATACGCAGGCAAAAGTGGTTAGTGAAGAAGATTTCTTTTCTAAAGGGGAAAGCGGAGGAACAATTTGTTCGTCAGCCTACCGGAAAGCACTGGAGTTAATTGAAACTAAGTACTCACCGGATCGTTATAATATCTATCCGTTCCACTTTTCAGATGGGGATAATTTAACGTCTGATAACAAGCGTTGTTTAGCTTTAATTGAAGAGCTTCTTGAGGTTTCTCAGATGTTCGGATATGGAGAAGTCAACCAGTATAATCGGTCATCTAGTTTGATGCAGGCGTACAAAGCGATTGACCACCCTAAATTCCGTTATTATATTTTGAGAAGAAAAGCAGATGTATTTCATGCGATGAAACAATTTTTTAGCGAAGCCAGTCCAGAAGAAGTCGTGAATTAA